A genomic region of Streptosporangium lutulentum contains the following coding sequences:
- a CDS encoding class I SAM-dependent methyltransferase, with amino-acid sequence MTEDITAKPEQDWEQQARNWIAWARRPGFDSYWGYRSRFLELVPPPAVATLDLGCGEGRVSRDLSELGHRVTGVDISPVLVEAAREAHPDGRYMVADAADLPFDDGAFDLVVAYNVLMDVDDLSGSVREAARVLAPGGRLVLAITHPITNTGRFDGETFVLDGSYFERRRFRQEVERDGLPMVFSGWDQPLSDYTTALETAGLLIEALREPVALRADGTSHRVPWHLWMRASRPA; translated from the coding sequence ATGACGGAGGACATCACGGCCAAACCCGAACAGGACTGGGAGCAACAGGCGCGCAACTGGATCGCCTGGGCGCGCAGGCCCGGCTTCGACTCCTACTGGGGTTACCGCTCACGGTTCCTGGAACTGGTGCCCCCGCCCGCGGTGGCCACGCTCGACCTCGGCTGCGGCGAGGGCCGGGTCTCCCGGGATCTGTCGGAGCTGGGGCACCGGGTTACCGGGGTGGACATCTCACCGGTCCTCGTGGAGGCGGCACGCGAGGCACACCCGGACGGACGGTACATGGTGGCCGACGCCGCCGACCTGCCGTTCGACGACGGCGCCTTCGACCTCGTCGTCGCCTACAATGTCCTGATGGACGTGGACGACCTGTCCGGCTCGGTACGCGAGGCCGCCAGGGTCCTGGCCCCCGGCGGCCGCCTGGTGCTGGCCATCACCCATCCGATCACCAACACCGGCAGATTCGACGGTGAGACGTTCGTACTCGACGGCTCCTATTTCGAACGCCGACGGTTCAGGCAGGAGGTCGAGCGCGACGGCCTGCCCATGGTGTTCAGCGGCTGGGACCAGCCACTGAGCGACTACACCACCGCCCTGGAGACCGCCGGCCTGCTCATCGAGGCACTCCGTGAACCGGTCGCTCTCCGAGCCGACGGCACTTCTCACCGTGTTCCGTGGCATCTGTGGATGCGGGCGTC
- a CDS encoding RidA family protein, which translates to MARAITLIRSASLSGVAEYAYAATAPAESRLIFLAGACPLNEDGSTAAVGDYAGQAAKAVENMRIALAEAGASLQDVISTRVLVASSRQEDLVTAWEVVRDSFGDHDVPSTLMGVTVLGYSDQLVEIEAVAAVLDA; encoded by the coding sequence GTGGCTCGTGCCATCACTTTGATCCGCTCCGCCTCCCTGTCCGGCGTCGCCGAGTACGCCTACGCGGCCACGGCGCCCGCCGAATCGCGGCTGATCTTCCTTGCCGGGGCGTGTCCATTGAACGAGGACGGATCCACGGCGGCGGTCGGAGACTACGCGGGCCAGGCGGCGAAAGCCGTCGAGAACATGCGAATCGCTCTCGCCGAGGCCGGCGCGTCACTGCAGGACGTCATCAGCACAAGGGTTCTCGTCGCGTCGTCGCGGCAGGAGGACCTGGTGACTGCCTGGGAGGTGGTCCGGGACTCGTTCGGTGACCACGACGTTCCCAGCACCTTGATGGGCGTCACCGTGCTCGGATACAGCGACCAGCTTGTCGAGATCGAAGCCGTCGCTGCCGTGCTCGACGCCTGA